The following proteins come from a genomic window of Pelagicoccus albus:
- a CDS encoding ABC transporter substrate-binding protein, with the protein MSKKAWILNTCLGVLLSGCANDRTDEVEAEADGQALRKVTLKLDWYAEPAHGGFYQALLNGYYEEAGLEVEIQQGGPGVMPLQAVALGRVDFTLGRIDDAIIGVDRGLPVQLVAAYMEKDPQAIMFHASNPIDSWEDLDGKSIMVNPGNAFVAVLRKRKQIDFSVIPLDYGIQRFLKDPDFIQQCFVTSQPYFAKQQGVEVGVMLLSDEDYSPERVVITNTTFAEENPEIVKAFAESSLRGWKDYMEGDPSKTHEYLTGIHNGNTDELNAYSHKAMSEYKVVFGDASLGESLGLIDESKLEKTIETLRDLEIVKQELRASDLIDYSILPEAVRVPVK; encoded by the coding sequence ATGAGCAAGAAGGCGTGGATCCTTAATACCTGTTTGGGGGTACTCCTTTCCGGATGCGCAAACGATCGTACGGATGAAGTGGAAGCTGAAGCTGATGGACAAGCTCTGCGAAAGGTGACCCTAAAACTAGATTGGTATGCTGAGCCGGCCCATGGCGGGTTTTATCAAGCTTTGCTCAACGGCTATTACGAAGAGGCCGGTCTCGAGGTGGAGATCCAGCAAGGTGGGCCGGGAGTTATGCCCTTGCAGGCGGTCGCGTTGGGACGTGTCGATTTTACCTTGGGGAGGATTGACGATGCGATTATCGGGGTAGATCGCGGGCTTCCGGTTCAATTGGTAGCGGCCTATATGGAGAAGGACCCGCAGGCGATTATGTTTCACGCATCGAACCCAATTGACAGTTGGGAAGACTTAGACGGTAAGTCGATCATGGTGAATCCAGGCAATGCATTTGTGGCTGTATTGAGAAAACGGAAACAAATCGATTTTAGCGTGATTCCGCTGGATTATGGAATTCAGCGTTTTCTCAAAGATCCGGATTTCATCCAACAGTGCTTCGTTACCAGTCAGCCATATTTTGCTAAGCAGCAAGGAGTAGAGGTCGGCGTTATGTTGCTCTCTGATGAGGACTACAGTCCAGAGCGAGTGGTCATTACGAATACGACTTTCGCGGAAGAGAATCCGGAAATCGTAAAGGCATTTGCGGAGAGCAGTCTGCGAGGTTGGAAAGACTACATGGAAGGCGACCCAAGTAAAACTCACGAATATCTCACTGGTATACACAATGGGAATACGGACGAGCTAAACGCTTACAGTCATAAAGCCATGAGCGAGTACAAAGTCGTATTCGGAGACGCAAGCCTAGGGGAATCGCTTGGATTGATTGACGAGTCGAAGCTCGAGAAGACGATCGAGACTTTGAGAGATTTGGAGATTGTTAAACAGGAATTGAGGGCGTCGGATCTGATCGATTATTCGATTCTTCCGGAGGCAGTTAGAGTTCCGGTTAAGTAA
- a CDS encoding aromatic ring-hydroxylating oxygenase subunit alpha, translating to MIDDQVLRREWHVVLRAKDIGEGEVLSKTVLGEDLVLWKDASKVHVWRDLCIHRGAKLSLGTLKEGCIVCPYHGWEYNSEGRCMRIPAQNSKRAISSKAKAQPYLSCEKYGAIWVCLDSDPISPEPFLPIFENQTLGLFLSSHPMRAKAPRVIENYLDFSHLPFLHAGFLGDPDMPQVEDYDVEMTENGLVARDLKIWQPNPDGSGVGGYRSYDYFCYRPLIAAFSKEKVLSVLTATPVDEETTVAWLFGMSEFREGLTEEDALKWSELIISQDKPAVESQRPELLPLDLQEELHLACDRLAIAYRRWLKELGLSYGVS from the coding sequence ATGATTGACGACCAAGTATTGAGGCGCGAATGGCACGTAGTGCTTCGAGCGAAGGATATAGGTGAGGGCGAGGTCCTTTCCAAAACAGTGCTGGGTGAAGACTTAGTGCTTTGGAAGGATGCGAGTAAGGTGCACGTATGGAGGGACTTGTGCATCCATCGGGGAGCTAAACTGTCTCTTGGAACCCTAAAGGAAGGATGTATCGTTTGTCCGTATCACGGCTGGGAATACAATTCGGAGGGTCGATGTATGCGGATTCCGGCCCAAAATTCGAAACGGGCCATTTCATCCAAGGCCAAGGCCCAACCGTATTTGTCATGCGAGAAATATGGAGCCATTTGGGTTTGCCTCGATTCTGATCCTATCTCTCCTGAACCATTCCTGCCAATCTTCGAAAATCAGACCTTAGGTCTTTTTCTCTCGAGTCATCCCATGCGGGCAAAAGCTCCTAGAGTTATCGAAAACTACCTTGATTTCTCTCATTTGCCGTTCTTGCACGCCGGTTTTTTGGGTGATCCAGATATGCCGCAAGTTGAGGACTACGACGTAGAAATGACGGAGAATGGACTAGTAGCTCGCGATTTAAAGATATGGCAACCTAACCCTGATGGTTCTGGCGTAGGTGGGTATCGAAGTTATGACTACTTCTGCTACCGACCTTTAATCGCCGCCTTTTCCAAGGAGAAGGTTCTTTCCGTTTTGACCGCTACTCCTGTGGATGAAGAGACCACTGTGGCTTGGCTGTTTGGCATGTCAGAGTTTAGGGAAGGTCTGACGGAGGAAGATGCTTTGAAGTGGTCTGAACTAATTATCAGTCAGGACAAACCTGCGGTCGAATCGCAGAGGCCGGAGCTCTTGCCTCTGGATCTCCAGGAAGAGTTGCACCTCGCTTGCGACCGTCTCGCCATTGCCTATCGGAGATGGTTGAAGGAATTGGGGCTAAGCTACGGAGTTTCATGA
- a CDS encoding class II aldolase/adducin family protein, with the protein MEQWLKDFSTALQIMEGHGLTEGFGHLSVRLRDGRIAITPAKGPGMSAANSLHILFSDTGERLDDGTLPAPLESPMHLAVYAARPDVNSICRTHSRYIVSYGVTGDELILSHGFGLMLGDKIPFCEFGDLISNEEKGNRVVQSLGANTALLLKGNGGFSVGDSISQAVVKAIYLEEAARISMDLKAASMNLAEWSESELESRRSWHQAEAARAWEYYSWKYRA; encoded by the coding sequence ATGGAGCAGTGGCTGAAAGATTTTAGTACCGCTCTACAGATCATGGAGGGCCATGGTCTGACGGAGGGGTTTGGGCATCTCAGCGTAAGGCTAAGGGATGGGCGAATTGCAATTACTCCTGCCAAAGGTCCGGGTATGTCTGCAGCCAATTCGTTGCATATCCTTTTTTCTGATACGGGAGAGAGACTTGATGACGGAACGCTTCCAGCTCCTCTGGAGTCGCCGATGCACTTAGCGGTCTACGCTGCGAGACCCGACGTTAATTCAATTTGTCGGACGCATTCTCGGTATATTGTTTCCTATGGCGTAACAGGCGACGAGTTGATATTGTCGCATGGATTTGGATTGATGCTGGGAGACAAGATTCCCTTCTGCGAATTCGGCGATTTGATTTCGAATGAAGAGAAAGGAAACCGTGTTGTTCAGTCATTGGGTGCCAATACGGCTTTGCTCCTCAAGGGAAATGGCGGCTTTTCGGTTGGGGATTCTATTTCCCAAGCAGTAGTAAAGGCGATCTATTTGGAAGAGGCGGCTAGGATCTCTATGGATCTGAAGGCGGCTTCGATGAATCTCGCTGAGTGGAGCGAAAGTGAACTCGAAAGTCGTCGCTCCTGGCATCAAGCAGAGGCTGCTCGAGCATGGGAGTACTACTCTTGGAAATACAGAGCTTGA
- a CDS encoding DUF1989 domain-containing protein → MDGYKKIVEIIVPASHGKAVKVAAGDRLEVIDLEGKQVGDLMAWVSGSEEEYFSPAHTLTQNWSVALRVGSVLATNKRRILFRVLEDDVGIHDILVPCCDHEAYVTRYGIHDHRSCLENIKESLSELGEACVARAEMAVNLFMNNRIESDGKIVYEAPEHGPGSRILLSCELDALVALSACPQDQTPTNGWECTAMMLRVWRPE, encoded by the coding sequence ATGGATGGATACAAAAAGATTGTAGAAATTATAGTTCCGGCCAGCCACGGGAAAGCAGTAAAGGTGGCTGCTGGAGATAGGCTTGAAGTCATAGATCTCGAAGGGAAGCAAGTTGGAGATCTGATGGCTTGGGTGTCAGGTTCTGAAGAAGAGTATTTCTCCCCCGCTCACACCTTGACACAAAATTGGAGTGTAGCCCTGCGAGTGGGCAGCGTCCTCGCGACCAACAAACGTAGAATCCTATTTCGCGTTTTGGAGGATGATGTCGGGATTCACGATATTCTAGTGCCTTGCTGCGATCACGAAGCTTACGTTACGCGGTACGGAATTCATGACCACCGCAGTTGTCTGGAGAATATCAAAGAGTCACTAAGCGAGCTTGGGGAAGCTTGTGTAGCTAGAGCGGAAATGGCTGTTAATTTATTCATGAACAACAGGATAGAATCTGACGGAAAGATAGTCTATGAGGCACCTGAGCACGGCCCTGGATCTCGGATCCTCCTCTCCTGCGAGCTGGACGCTTTAGTCGCGTTATCGGCCTGTCCTCAAGATCAGACGCCTACGAATGGCTGGGAATGTACTGCGATGATGTTACGAGTTTGGAGGCCCGAATAA
- a CDS encoding amidohydrolase family protein, with translation MEKVLIKNLGYVISGDLEKRWGKCSEVAIESGKVAFVGSAGSCDASEFDFVVDAMGSTLAPGLIDSHVHIVFGDWTPRQNTIGWIESYLHGGITSMMSASEVHLPNRPKDAAGVKALALTAHRCYSCRSAGDQKIHAGSVILEPGLVAEDFAELRSQGVWLAKMGFGSFSENRDAAPLVKSAKDEGFVVMSHTGGVSIPGSRAITADDLLSLGVDVAGHVNGGTTALPEADLEKLICESNEMYFQISQAGNLRSALKVLEFAEREGKLNQVLMSSDTPTGTGVMPLGTLKSVVELCALGKLDPDHTWAMATGLNAKMLRQNTGEIAVGKEADLLIIDAPSGSAFEDAISAMKGGDLPGISGVLIDGLWRVGRSRNTPLARNLALIEKGG, from the coding sequence ATGGAAAAGGTCTTAATAAAGAATTTGGGTTATGTGATCAGCGGAGACCTCGAGAAACGATGGGGCAAATGTTCTGAAGTCGCCATAGAGTCAGGGAAGGTTGCTTTTGTAGGTTCAGCGGGCAGTTGCGATGCGAGCGAATTCGACTTCGTGGTCGATGCGATGGGTTCGACTTTAGCACCCGGGCTTATTGATTCGCACGTCCACATTGTATTCGGAGATTGGACACCAAGGCAGAATACGATCGGATGGATCGAAAGCTATCTCCATGGTGGAATCACATCGATGATGTCGGCGAGCGAAGTTCACCTGCCTAATCGACCGAAAGATGCAGCTGGAGTTAAGGCTTTGGCCCTGACTGCCCACCGTTGCTACAGTTGTCGCTCTGCAGGAGACCAAAAGATTCATGCAGGATCGGTTATTCTAGAACCGGGGTTGGTCGCTGAGGATTTTGCTGAGCTTAGGAGCCAAGGTGTCTGGCTGGCAAAAATGGGATTTGGGTCATTCTCTGAAAATCGAGACGCCGCTCCGCTGGTGAAATCTGCGAAGGACGAGGGGTTCGTTGTTATGTCGCATACTGGCGGAGTGTCTATCCCCGGAAGCCGGGCCATAACTGCCGATGATCTTTTAAGTTTGGGCGTAGATGTTGCCGGCCACGTAAATGGGGGGACAACGGCCTTGCCTGAGGCGGACCTAGAGAAGCTGATATGCGAATCGAATGAAATGTACTTTCAGATCTCCCAGGCGGGAAATTTAAGGTCTGCCTTGAAGGTTTTGGAGTTCGCTGAAAGAGAAGGAAAGCTCAACCAAGTTTTGATGTCCTCGGACACTCCGACGGGGACGGGTGTAATGCCTCTCGGAACTTTGAAATCTGTAGTGGAGTTGTGTGCCCTTGGAAAGTTGGATCCCGATCACACGTGGGCTATGGCTACGGGCTTGAATGCGAAGATGCTTCGGCAAAACACGGGTGAAATTGCAGTAGGCAAGGAAGCGGATTTGCTTATCATCGATGCTCCAAGCGGTTCAGCTTTTGAAGATGCCATTTCTGCGATGAAAGGTGGAGACCTCCCTGGAATATCAGGCGTTTTGATCGATGGATTATGGCGGGTAGGCAGGAGTCGGAATACGCCATTGGCCAGGAATCTCGCCCTTATAGAAAAAGGAGGCTAG
- a CDS encoding amino acid synthesis family protein, with the protein MGIKIRKWIQRVEEDLSRGSVVFKKIAVGAVVENPYAGVDADSLDEIIEPSLSLSGSFVDRLLSLLGDSHPVSYGKAAVVGSSGEFEHGKAFLTTRFVDPIRAALGNAKSWVPSTCLRSSVGSNVDVPTGAIHDLFGLEENQTISLNFGDSPNADEVIVVFVIVCK; encoded by the coding sequence ATGGGAATAAAAATAAGAAAATGGATACAGAGGGTCGAAGAGGATCTGTCTCGTGGGTCTGTCGTCTTCAAGAAGATCGCCGTTGGGGCGGTGGTTGAGAATCCGTATGCCGGTGTTGATGCGGATAGTCTAGATGAGATAATCGAACCCAGTTTGAGTTTGAGCGGTTCTTTTGTTGATCGGCTGTTGTCTTTGCTTGGAGATTCTCATCCCGTATCCTATGGCAAGGCCGCAGTGGTCGGAAGCTCGGGCGAGTTCGAGCATGGGAAAGCGTTTCTCACCACGCGTTTTGTTGATCCCATTCGAGCGGCTTTGGGTAATGCCAAATCTTGGGTGCCGTCCACTTGCCTTAGATCAAGTGTGGGTTCGAATGTCGATGTGCCTACGGGGGCGATTCATGATCTTTTTGGCTTGGAGGAGAATCAGACCATATCCCTTAACTTCGGTGATTCACCCAATGCTGATGAAGTGATTGTAGTTTTTGTGATTGTTTGTAAGTAA
- a CDS encoding amino acid synthesis family protein → MKKAANFLDYHIRRWYTQVDEALANESGVLAEDGVPVRKVVVAAAIQNPYAGEGYSDDLSKIVNCSKELGAEFGRRLVQALAGDSAQSYGKACLVGAEGEYEHGNGFLTTSFANPIREALGGGSAWIPSTGKRSEIGGGIDVPLACKDALYVRSHYDTITVNFPDSPAPDEVVVIFAIATRGRIKARLGGLTFDQVEGKDGLR, encoded by the coding sequence ATGAAGAAAGCGGCTAACTTTCTAGACTACCATATTCGTCGTTGGTACACCCAGGTTGACGAAGCTCTCGCGAATGAATCCGGAGTGCTCGCCGAGGATGGTGTTCCGGTAAGGAAAGTTGTTGTCGCAGCAGCGATCCAGAATCCCTACGCTGGAGAGGGGTATTCGGATGATTTGTCTAAGATAGTTAATTGCTCAAAGGAGCTCGGGGCGGAGTTTGGACGTCGTTTGGTTCAAGCCTTAGCCGGAGATTCTGCTCAAAGCTACGGGAAGGCGTGTTTGGTCGGTGCAGAGGGAGAGTATGAACATGGTAATGGATTTTTAACTACGAGTTTTGCAAATCCCATAAGGGAGGCTCTTGGTGGCGGATCTGCTTGGATTCCTTCCACGGGTAAAAGGTCGGAGATTGGTGGAGGTATCGATGTTCCTCTGGCTTGCAAGGATGCATTGTATGTTAGGTCGCACTACGATACGATTACGGTTAATTTTCCGGATTCTCCAGCTCCCGATGAAGTTGTGGTTATTTTTGCCATCGCAACTAGAGGTCGGATCAAAGCTCGTTTAGGAGGGCTTACTTTTGATCAGGTCGAGGGCAAAGACGGGCTACGCTGA
- a CDS encoding isochorismatase family protein — protein sequence MAIWDDVLTEQDKKVYEVAGWSKPGGFGKRPALLLVDIIYNFVGDPEEPILDSIKKWRYSCGTTGWDGVRATAKLVAAARKKKIPLFYTTWERRDDFLDMGRWNDKNYRVDDGIDAIGHHGNDIVAEIAPQDHDMVFVKKKPSAFFGTSLASYFIDFGVDTVILAGTTTSGCIRSTAIDSFSYNYYTIVPTECVWDRGEVSHKINLFDINAKYGDVVALEKTLAYLDGLEEDIFHDRWPRQMKRDF from the coding sequence ATGGCAATTTGGGATGATGTTTTAACCGAGCAGGACAAAAAGGTATATGAAGTAGCTGGTTGGAGTAAACCGGGTGGCTTTGGAAAACGTCCCGCTTTGTTGCTTGTTGATATTATATATAATTTTGTAGGCGATCCAGAAGAGCCTATATTGGATAGTATAAAAAAGTGGCGGTATAGCTGTGGGACCACCGGTTGGGATGGAGTTCGGGCAACCGCCAAACTCGTTGCAGCGGCTCGTAAGAAAAAGATTCCACTGTTTTATACGACATGGGAGCGGCGTGATGATTTTTTGGATATGGGGCGTTGGAATGATAAAAACTACCGTGTGGATGACGGGATTGATGCGATCGGGCACCACGGTAACGATATTGTGGCAGAGATCGCTCCCCAAGATCACGACATGGTTTTCGTTAAGAAAAAGCCTAGCGCTTTTTTCGGGACGAGTCTCGCCAGTTACTTTATCGATTTCGGGGTGGACACTGTGATTCTGGCTGGAACTACAACGAGTGGCTGTATCCGTTCCACTGCCATCGATTCATTTAGCTACAACTATTACACGATCGTTCCAACTGAGTGTGTCTGGGATAGGGGAGAAGTAAGTCACAAGATCAATCTCTTCGATATCAACGCGAAGTACGGAGATGTCGTCGCTCTTGAGAAAACCTTAGCCTACCTCGATGGGTTGGAAGAAGATATCTTCCACGATCGTTGGCCAAGGCAAATGAAGAGGGATTTTTAA